One genomic window of Cygnus olor isolate bCygOlo1 chromosome 3, bCygOlo1.pri.v2, whole genome shotgun sequence includes the following:
- the NPHP1 gene encoding nephrocystin-1 isoform X2 yields the protein MSGRRARGPLQRVQRRSRHLRDQVEALRAENAAASGGQRQALRRRCMQLQKLVDENMDALHNLKKADEPAPVGNYTQRKEEEEKLLLKLSQQLRKLGHVLDQDNAATNDTVNEGHQKDPQREDEDKEEDESDDDDGESSEEEDSEEADDEDKLLDDPSVKECIAVGNFNAQQEGDLTFKKGEVLLIHDKKADGWWLAENSKGERGLVPKTYLAVHNKDGESQEESDEHIEVVDETADGTQIKKRTDPHWSAVRKAITENDTVEVLATMGAVPAGFRLSTLFQLLEEGNQFRASYFLQPELTPSQLAFKDLVWDSEKNTIQPRPTRVSLIVTLCSCKMIPLPAGSIQVLSRHVRLCLFDGNRVLSNIHTVRATWQPKNPQMWTFSPRVTGILPSLLDGDCFVRSNSPSSDIGFLFELGITYIRNSTGERGELSCGWVFQKLFTSDGMPVPSKMYELPLNGGTPYERGVEVDPSISRRGSSVLQQLITLKKQPVLLVKLRSLSTQSKDILNLLPETLIGSMCYIHLLIFYRQILGDALLKDRINMQSADLICNPILATFPQLMDQPDLMDALRSAWADRERNLKRSEKRDREFLKSLFVLVYHDSVFPLLQSTFLPSYKWAEEESEASRWRVIADFLRKSRENDGALQSLLSSENTHKAFDISELAYDFLGETRKNNPVA from the exons ATGtcggggcggcgggcgcggggcccTCTGCAGCGGGTGCAGCGGCGGAGCCGGCACCTGCGGGACCAG GTGGAGGCGCTGCGGGCCGAGAACGCGGCCGCGAGCGGCGGGCAGCGGCAGGCCCTGAGGCGGAG ATGCatgcagctgcagaaattgGTGGATGAAAATATGGATGCTCTTCATAATTTGAAAAAA GCTGATGAGCCTGCGCCTGTGGGGAATTATActcagaggaaagaagaagaggagaagctATTGCTAAAGCTGTCTCAACAGCTGCGGAAACTTGGTCATGTCTTGGATCAGGATAACGCAGCTACAAATGACACAGT GAATGAGGGACATCAAAAAGATCCTCaaagagaagatgaagacaAAGAAGAGGATGAGAGTGATGATGACGATGGAGAAAGTAGTGAGGAAGAAGACAGTGAAGAAGCAGATGATGAGGATAAACTGTTGGATGATCCCAGTGTTAAAGAATGTATTGCAGTTGGAAACTTTAATGCGCAGCAGGAGGGTGATCTCACGTTTAAG AAAGGTGAAGTCCTGCTTATACATGATAAGAAGGCGGATGGCTGGTGGCTAGCTGAAAACTCAAAAGGGGAGAGAGGCCTCGTGCCTAAAACCTATCTTGCG GTCCATAACAAAGATGGAGAAAGCCAAGAGGAAAGTGATGAACACATAGAAGTGGTGGATGAAACAGCAGATGgaactcaaattaaaaaaag aacagATCCTCACTGGAGCGCTGTGAGAAAAGCTATCACAGAG aatgaTACAGTAGAGGTATTGGCAACTATGGGAGCAGTTCCTGCAGGATTCCGTCTCTCCACACTTTTCCAGCTCTTAGAAGAAG GTAATCAGTTTAGAGCAAGTTACTTCTTACAGCCTGAACTTACTCCATCCCAGCTGGCTTTCAAAGACTTGGTGTGGGACTCCGAAAAAAATACT atcCAGCCTAGACCAACTCGAGTATCCCTGATTGTGACTTTATGTAGCTGCAAAATGATTCCTCTCCCAGCAGGCAGCATACAGGTTCTCAGTAGACATGTTCGACTCTGTCTATTTGATGGCAATCGG GTACTGAGTAACATTCATACAGTGAGAGCCACATGGCAACCTAAAAATCCCCAAATGTGGACCTTTTCTCCAAGG GTAACAGGCATTTTACCCAGCTTGCTGGATGGTGACTGTTTTGTCAGGTCTAATTCTCCATCTTCAGACATTGGTTTCTTATTTGAACTTGGCATCACTTATATTCGCAAT tcaACAGGTGAACGAGGAGAGCTAAGCTGTGGCTGGgtatttcagaagctttttacTTCTGATGGAATGCCTGTTCCTTCCAA GATGTATGAGCTGCCATTAAATGGTGGTACTCCCTATGAGAGAGGCGTTGAGGTAGACCCATCAATATCAAGAAGAG GCAGTAGTGTTCTTCAACAGCTTATAACACTCAAGAAGCAGCCTGTGCTTCTAGTAAAACTGAGGTCATTAAGCACGCAGTCAAAAGACATCCTGAA TTTGCTACCAGAAACATTAATTGGCAGTATGTGCTACATCCATCTCTTGATATTTTATCGACAAATACTTGGTGATGCACTCCTGAAAGACAGAATAAACATGCAAAGTGCAG aTTTAATCTGTAATCCTATTTTAGCAACGTTCCCTCAACTCATGGATCAGCCAGACCTGATGGACGCACTGCGG agtgCTTGGGCAGatagagaaagaaatctgaagagaTCAGAGAAG agGGATCGAGAATTTCTGAAGTCTCTGTTTGTCCTGGTGTACCATGACTCtgtcttccctctcctccagtCCACTTTCCTCCCCAGCTACAAGTGGGCTGAGGAGGAATCTGAAGCCTCTCGCTGGAGGGTGATCGCTGACTTCTTGAGAAAGAGCCGAGAGAATGATGGTGCACTCCAGTCCCTGCTGTCATCAGAAAATACCCACAAAGCCTTTGATATCTCAGAGCTAGCCTATGATTTCTTAGGAGAAACGAGGAAAAACAATCCTGTAGCATGA
- the NPHP1 gene encoding nephrocystin-1 isoform X1 yields the protein MSGRRARGPLQRVQRRSRHLRDQVEALRAENAAASGGQRQALRRRCMQLQKLVDENMDALHNLKKADEPAPVGNYTQRKEEEEKLLLKLSQQLRKLGHVLDQDNAATNDTVNEGHQKDPQREDEDKEEDESDDDDGESSEEEDSEEADDEDKLLDDPSVKECIAVGNFNAQQEGDLTFKKGEVLLIHDKKADGWWLAENSKGERGLVPKTYLAVHNKDGESQEESDEHIEVVDETADGTQIKKRTDPHWSAVRKAITENDTVEVLATMGAVPAGFRLSTLFQLLEEGNQFRASYFLQPELTPSQLAFKDLVWDSEKNTIQPRPTRVSLIVTLCSCKMIPLPAGSIQVLSRHVRLCLFDGNRVLSNIHTVRATWQPKNPQMWTFSPRVTGILPSLLDGDCFVRSNSPSSDIGFLFELGITYIRNSTGERGELSCGWVFQKLFTSDGMPVPSKMYELPLNGGTPYERGVEVDPSISRRAGSSVLQQLITLKKQPVLLVKLRSLSTQSKDILNLLPETLIGSMCYIHLLIFYRQILGDALLKDRINMQSADLICNPILATFPQLMDQPDLMDALRSAWADRERNLKRSEKRDREFLKSLFVLVYHDSVFPLLQSTFLPSYKWAEEESEASRWRVIADFLRKSRENDGALQSLLSSENTHKAFDISELAYDFLGETRKNNPVA from the exons ATGtcggggcggcgggcgcggggcccTCTGCAGCGGGTGCAGCGGCGGAGCCGGCACCTGCGGGACCAG GTGGAGGCGCTGCGGGCCGAGAACGCGGCCGCGAGCGGCGGGCAGCGGCAGGCCCTGAGGCGGAG ATGCatgcagctgcagaaattgGTGGATGAAAATATGGATGCTCTTCATAATTTGAAAAAA GCTGATGAGCCTGCGCCTGTGGGGAATTATActcagaggaaagaagaagaggagaagctATTGCTAAAGCTGTCTCAACAGCTGCGGAAACTTGGTCATGTCTTGGATCAGGATAACGCAGCTACAAATGACACAGT GAATGAGGGACATCAAAAAGATCCTCaaagagaagatgaagacaAAGAAGAGGATGAGAGTGATGATGACGATGGAGAAAGTAGTGAGGAAGAAGACAGTGAAGAAGCAGATGATGAGGATAAACTGTTGGATGATCCCAGTGTTAAAGAATGTATTGCAGTTGGAAACTTTAATGCGCAGCAGGAGGGTGATCTCACGTTTAAG AAAGGTGAAGTCCTGCTTATACATGATAAGAAGGCGGATGGCTGGTGGCTAGCTGAAAACTCAAAAGGGGAGAGAGGCCTCGTGCCTAAAACCTATCTTGCG GTCCATAACAAAGATGGAGAAAGCCAAGAGGAAAGTGATGAACACATAGAAGTGGTGGATGAAACAGCAGATGgaactcaaattaaaaaaag aacagATCCTCACTGGAGCGCTGTGAGAAAAGCTATCACAGAG aatgaTACAGTAGAGGTATTGGCAACTATGGGAGCAGTTCCTGCAGGATTCCGTCTCTCCACACTTTTCCAGCTCTTAGAAGAAG GTAATCAGTTTAGAGCAAGTTACTTCTTACAGCCTGAACTTACTCCATCCCAGCTGGCTTTCAAAGACTTGGTGTGGGACTCCGAAAAAAATACT atcCAGCCTAGACCAACTCGAGTATCCCTGATTGTGACTTTATGTAGCTGCAAAATGATTCCTCTCCCAGCAGGCAGCATACAGGTTCTCAGTAGACATGTTCGACTCTGTCTATTTGATGGCAATCGG GTACTGAGTAACATTCATACAGTGAGAGCCACATGGCAACCTAAAAATCCCCAAATGTGGACCTTTTCTCCAAGG GTAACAGGCATTTTACCCAGCTTGCTGGATGGTGACTGTTTTGTCAGGTCTAATTCTCCATCTTCAGACATTGGTTTCTTATTTGAACTTGGCATCACTTATATTCGCAAT tcaACAGGTGAACGAGGAGAGCTAAGCTGTGGCTGGgtatttcagaagctttttacTTCTGATGGAATGCCTGTTCCTTCCAA GATGTATGAGCTGCCATTAAATGGTGGTACTCCCTATGAGAGAGGCGTTGAGGTAGACCCATCAATATCAAGAAGAG CAGGCAGTAGTGTTCTTCAACAGCTTATAACACTCAAGAAGCAGCCTGTGCTTCTAGTAAAACTGAGGTCATTAAGCACGCAGTCAAAAGACATCCTGAA TTTGCTACCAGAAACATTAATTGGCAGTATGTGCTACATCCATCTCTTGATATTTTATCGACAAATACTTGGTGATGCACTCCTGAAAGACAGAATAAACATGCAAAGTGCAG aTTTAATCTGTAATCCTATTTTAGCAACGTTCCCTCAACTCATGGATCAGCCAGACCTGATGGACGCACTGCGG agtgCTTGGGCAGatagagaaagaaatctgaagagaTCAGAGAAG agGGATCGAGAATTTCTGAAGTCTCTGTTTGTCCTGGTGTACCATGACTCtgtcttccctctcctccagtCCACTTTCCTCCCCAGCTACAAGTGGGCTGAGGAGGAATCTGAAGCCTCTCGCTGGAGGGTGATCGCTGACTTCTTGAGAAAGAGCCGAGAGAATGATGGTGCACTCCAGTCCCTGCTGTCATCAGAAAATACCCACAAAGCCTTTGATATCTCAGAGCTAGCCTATGATTTCTTAGGAGAAACGAGGAAAAACAATCCTGTAGCATGA
- the NPHP1 gene encoding nephrocystin-1 isoform X5, with protein MLSSLQSLRCMQLQKLVDENMDALHNLKKADEPAPVGNYTQRKEEEEKLLLKLSQQLRKLGHVLDQDNAATNDTVNEGHQKDPQREDEDKEEDESDDDDGESSEEEDSEEADDEDKLLDDPSVKECIAVGNFNAQQEGDLTFKKGEVLLIHDKKADGWWLAENSKGERGLVPKTYLAVHNKDGESQEESDEHIEVVDETADGTQIKKRTDPHWSAVRKAITENDTVEVLATMGAVPAGFRLSTLFQLLEEGNQFRASYFLQPELTPSQLAFKDLVWDSEKNTIQPRPTRVSLIVTLCSCKMIPLPAGSIQVLSRHVRLCLFDGNRVLSNIHTVRATWQPKNPQMWTFSPRVTGILPSLLDGDCFVRSNSPSSDIGFLFELGITYIRNSTGERGELSCGWVFQKLFTSDGMPVPSKMYELPLNGGTPYERGVEVDPSISRRAGSSVLQQLITLKKQPVLLVKLRSLSTQSKDILNLLPETLIGSMCYIHLLIFYRQILGDALLKDRINMQSADLICNPILATFPQLMDQPDLMDALRSAWADRERNLKRSEKRDREFLKSLFVLVYHDSVFPLLQSTFLPSYKWAEEESEASRWRVIADFLRKSRENDGALQSLLSSENTHKAFDISELAYDFLGETRKNNPVA; from the exons ATGCTTTCCAGTCTTCAGAGTTTGAG ATGCatgcagctgcagaaattgGTGGATGAAAATATGGATGCTCTTCATAATTTGAAAAAA GCTGATGAGCCTGCGCCTGTGGGGAATTATActcagaggaaagaagaagaggagaagctATTGCTAAAGCTGTCTCAACAGCTGCGGAAACTTGGTCATGTCTTGGATCAGGATAACGCAGCTACAAATGACACAGT GAATGAGGGACATCAAAAAGATCCTCaaagagaagatgaagacaAAGAAGAGGATGAGAGTGATGATGACGATGGAGAAAGTAGTGAGGAAGAAGACAGTGAAGAAGCAGATGATGAGGATAAACTGTTGGATGATCCCAGTGTTAAAGAATGTATTGCAGTTGGAAACTTTAATGCGCAGCAGGAGGGTGATCTCACGTTTAAG AAAGGTGAAGTCCTGCTTATACATGATAAGAAGGCGGATGGCTGGTGGCTAGCTGAAAACTCAAAAGGGGAGAGAGGCCTCGTGCCTAAAACCTATCTTGCG GTCCATAACAAAGATGGAGAAAGCCAAGAGGAAAGTGATGAACACATAGAAGTGGTGGATGAAACAGCAGATGgaactcaaattaaaaaaag aacagATCCTCACTGGAGCGCTGTGAGAAAAGCTATCACAGAG aatgaTACAGTAGAGGTATTGGCAACTATGGGAGCAGTTCCTGCAGGATTCCGTCTCTCCACACTTTTCCAGCTCTTAGAAGAAG GTAATCAGTTTAGAGCAAGTTACTTCTTACAGCCTGAACTTACTCCATCCCAGCTGGCTTTCAAAGACTTGGTGTGGGACTCCGAAAAAAATACT atcCAGCCTAGACCAACTCGAGTATCCCTGATTGTGACTTTATGTAGCTGCAAAATGATTCCTCTCCCAGCAGGCAGCATACAGGTTCTCAGTAGACATGTTCGACTCTGTCTATTTGATGGCAATCGG GTACTGAGTAACATTCATACAGTGAGAGCCACATGGCAACCTAAAAATCCCCAAATGTGGACCTTTTCTCCAAGG GTAACAGGCATTTTACCCAGCTTGCTGGATGGTGACTGTTTTGTCAGGTCTAATTCTCCATCTTCAGACATTGGTTTCTTATTTGAACTTGGCATCACTTATATTCGCAAT tcaACAGGTGAACGAGGAGAGCTAAGCTGTGGCTGGgtatttcagaagctttttacTTCTGATGGAATGCCTGTTCCTTCCAA GATGTATGAGCTGCCATTAAATGGTGGTACTCCCTATGAGAGAGGCGTTGAGGTAGACCCATCAATATCAAGAAGAG CAGGCAGTAGTGTTCTTCAACAGCTTATAACACTCAAGAAGCAGCCTGTGCTTCTAGTAAAACTGAGGTCATTAAGCACGCAGTCAAAAGACATCCTGAA TTTGCTACCAGAAACATTAATTGGCAGTATGTGCTACATCCATCTCTTGATATTTTATCGACAAATACTTGGTGATGCACTCCTGAAAGACAGAATAAACATGCAAAGTGCAG aTTTAATCTGTAATCCTATTTTAGCAACGTTCCCTCAACTCATGGATCAGCCAGACCTGATGGACGCACTGCGG agtgCTTGGGCAGatagagaaagaaatctgaagagaTCAGAGAAG agGGATCGAGAATTTCTGAAGTCTCTGTTTGTCCTGGTGTACCATGACTCtgtcttccctctcctccagtCCACTTTCCTCCCCAGCTACAAGTGGGCTGAGGAGGAATCTGAAGCCTCTCGCTGGAGGGTGATCGCTGACTTCTTGAGAAAGAGCCGAGAGAATGATGGTGCACTCCAGTCCCTGCTGTCATCAGAAAATACCCACAAAGCCTTTGATATCTCAGAGCTAGCCTATGATTTCTTAGGAGAAACGAGGAAAAACAATCCTGTAGCATGA
- the NPHP1 gene encoding nephrocystin-1 isoform X9, with the protein MSGRRARGPLQRVQRRSRHLRDQVEALRAENAAASGGQRQALRRRCMQLQKLVDENMDALHNLKKADEPAPVGNYTQRKEEEEKLLLKLSQQLRKLGHVLDQDNAATNDTVNEGHQKDPQREDEDKEEDESDDDDGESSEEEDSEEADDEDKLLDDPSVKECIAVGNFNAQQEGDLTFKKGEVLLIHDKKADGWWLAENSKGERGLVPKTYLAVHNKDGESQEESDEHIEVVDETADGTQIKKRTDPHWSAVRKAITENDTVEVLATMGAVPAGFRLSTLFQLLEEGNQFRASYFLQPELTPSQLAFKDLVWDSEKNTIQPRPTRVSLIVTLCSCKMIPLPAGSIQVLSRHVRLCLFDGNRVLSNIHTVRATWQPKNPQMWTFSPRVTGILPSLLDGDCFVRSNSPSSDIGFLFELGITYIRNSTGERGELSCGWVFQKLFTSDGMPVPSKMYELPLNGGTPYERGVEVDPSISRRAGSSVLQQLITLKKQPVLLVKLRSLSTQSKDILNLLPETLIGSMCYIHLLIFYRQILGDALLKDRINMQSAD; encoded by the exons ATGtcggggcggcgggcgcggggcccTCTGCAGCGGGTGCAGCGGCGGAGCCGGCACCTGCGGGACCAG GTGGAGGCGCTGCGGGCCGAGAACGCGGCCGCGAGCGGCGGGCAGCGGCAGGCCCTGAGGCGGAG ATGCatgcagctgcagaaattgGTGGATGAAAATATGGATGCTCTTCATAATTTGAAAAAA GCTGATGAGCCTGCGCCTGTGGGGAATTATActcagaggaaagaagaagaggagaagctATTGCTAAAGCTGTCTCAACAGCTGCGGAAACTTGGTCATGTCTTGGATCAGGATAACGCAGCTACAAATGACACAGT GAATGAGGGACATCAAAAAGATCCTCaaagagaagatgaagacaAAGAAGAGGATGAGAGTGATGATGACGATGGAGAAAGTAGTGAGGAAGAAGACAGTGAAGAAGCAGATGATGAGGATAAACTGTTGGATGATCCCAGTGTTAAAGAATGTATTGCAGTTGGAAACTTTAATGCGCAGCAGGAGGGTGATCTCACGTTTAAG AAAGGTGAAGTCCTGCTTATACATGATAAGAAGGCGGATGGCTGGTGGCTAGCTGAAAACTCAAAAGGGGAGAGAGGCCTCGTGCCTAAAACCTATCTTGCG GTCCATAACAAAGATGGAGAAAGCCAAGAGGAAAGTGATGAACACATAGAAGTGGTGGATGAAACAGCAGATGgaactcaaattaaaaaaag aacagATCCTCACTGGAGCGCTGTGAGAAAAGCTATCACAGAG aatgaTACAGTAGAGGTATTGGCAACTATGGGAGCAGTTCCTGCAGGATTCCGTCTCTCCACACTTTTCCAGCTCTTAGAAGAAG GTAATCAGTTTAGAGCAAGTTACTTCTTACAGCCTGAACTTACTCCATCCCAGCTGGCTTTCAAAGACTTGGTGTGGGACTCCGAAAAAAATACT atcCAGCCTAGACCAACTCGAGTATCCCTGATTGTGACTTTATGTAGCTGCAAAATGATTCCTCTCCCAGCAGGCAGCATACAGGTTCTCAGTAGACATGTTCGACTCTGTCTATTTGATGGCAATCGG GTACTGAGTAACATTCATACAGTGAGAGCCACATGGCAACCTAAAAATCCCCAAATGTGGACCTTTTCTCCAAGG GTAACAGGCATTTTACCCAGCTTGCTGGATGGTGACTGTTTTGTCAGGTCTAATTCTCCATCTTCAGACATTGGTTTCTTATTTGAACTTGGCATCACTTATATTCGCAAT tcaACAGGTGAACGAGGAGAGCTAAGCTGTGGCTGGgtatttcagaagctttttacTTCTGATGGAATGCCTGTTCCTTCCAA GATGTATGAGCTGCCATTAAATGGTGGTACTCCCTATGAGAGAGGCGTTGAGGTAGACCCATCAATATCAAGAAGAG CAGGCAGTAGTGTTCTTCAACAGCTTATAACACTCAAGAAGCAGCCTGTGCTTCTAGTAAAACTGAGGTCATTAAGCACGCAGTCAAAAGACATCCTGAA TTTGCTACCAGAAACATTAATTGGCAGTATGTGCTACATCCATCTCTTGATATTTTATCGACAAATACTTGGTGATGCACTCCTGAAAGACAGAATAAACATGCAAAGTGCAG actga